The following nucleotide sequence is from Desulfomicrobium macestii.
ACCTGACGCAATCGCCGCAGAGAACGCATGTGTCGGCGTCGGTCTCGGGTGAGATCGGGGCAGGCTGGACCCCTTCGCGATACGGAAAATTTCCCGGTACCTCCAGCATCTGGGTGTTGCCGTCGCCGTCCCCACCTTCGAGCATTTTTTCCCGCACGCTTCTTCCAAAGCTCAGCGCCTTCTCCAGATCGATCTTGTCCGGTCGTCCGTGACCCACAGGAAGATCCGTCGTAGAAAAGGAATGTTCCCCCACGAAGGCCGCTGCCGCGACCGGCACAAACCCCAGTTCCACGGCCAGATCCCGAAGCTCCAGCAGGGCGTCTTCGTAGGCCCTGTTCCCGTAGACGACCACAAGCACCGCCTTGCGTCCTTTTCCCTCTACGGAAGCGCGCAGTCTTTCCACTGCCAGAGCGGGAATTCGTCCTGCATGAACCGGCATTCCGATGAGCGCGATCTCGCCGTCTTCGATCCGGGCCCCCAAAGAAGATTTCCCTGAGCCAGGATACGTCAAATCCAGTTGCGTACAGGTTTCGGGCGCAAGGCCCGATGCTATGGATTCCAGGATCTTTCTGGTGGTCCCCGTCGGGGAAAACAGAATTTGCTGCGCGTCGAATTTATGCATGTCTTGCTGCTCCGGTTTATATTCGAGAATTTTTACCCTGGCGGTGGTCCGCAAGGATCATTGTTGAAAATTTGATCTGCATTATCCGAATTCTTTCCGTCTCTGGCTTACGGGCGAGTTCGTCACACTCCTGTCACCATCCTGTCATCCGTTTTTGACATTTTCAACGCACAAGACAGCAACGTCGGTGATAGACAATTCTTCAAAATATCCATTTCAAACATCATCTTATTCAAGGTGCGATACTTATGGGAAAAAATCTCGGATTTCAGATCAAGCTTTCTGTCGTCACCATAGCCATCGTTCTTGTGACAGTTCTATGTCTGTCCCTGTCGCAGATATTCATGACGAGAAATGACGTCTTGCGTCAAGGACGTGATGGGCTTTTCAGCATCTCTTCCACGTTGGTGGAATCAGTGGCCTTGCAGCATGCTCTCATGCAAAAAAAGATCATCATCGATCGGGATATCATGAAAACCCAGTTCGAATTGGGTGGTTTTCCTGTTCCTGAAGTGCTCATGGATGCCGAACTTGATCTAGTGAATCAGGAAGGCGGAGAGTCCAGCAAGTCAATCATTCCCGCCATGAAGCACGGGTCAGTCTATCTGCATGAGGATGATGCCGTGATGCGCAAGGTCGCCCAGTTCACCGGTGGAGTGGCCTCGGTGCTGCAAGTTCACGAGGGCAAGCTGGTGCGCATTTCAACATCCCTTGAATCTGTATTGCCGTTCTGGGGCAAGGGTTCTTTCATCGGGGAGGATTCCGAGATCCAGAAGGCGGTCCTGTCCAATCAAAGCTGGGAAGGCATCGTCTGGCTGGGAGGGTCGTGGCGCATGGCGGCCTACGTTCCCTTCACGGATTTGAACGAAGGCAAGGTACTCGGGGCCCTGGAAATTACGCATCCTTTGATCAGTGACGCCTTTGCGGATTTCGTGCGCAATGTCCGTGTCGATGGACACGGCGGGACGCTCGCCTTTGATGCTCTCGGGCGAGACATCATCTCCTTGCCCGAGGAGGGCGAAGTAGCCGCGGGCATCCGTGAGGCCAAGGCAAACAACGGGCATGCTGCCTTTGTCATGCAGGATGGAAGACATCTGGAAGTCGCCCTGCAGACCTTCGAGCCCTGGAATCTGACTTTTGCGACCTGGGTCGCGACAGAGGACCTCATGGACGGGGTCAATGCGCGGCTGATCAAAAATTCTCTGATCAGCCTGATTCTGCCGCTGGCCTTGTCCGTGATCCTGATCTGCATCGCGGGGCGTGTTCTGCTGGCTCCGGTGCGGCGCATGGCCATGCTTGCCGACGAGGTGGCCGCCGGCAATTACACGGCAACCATCGTCTACCCGGCT
It contains:
- a CDS encoding 4Fe-4S binding protein; this translates as MHKFDAQQILFSPTGTTRKILESIASGLAPETCTQLDLTYPGSGKSSLGARIEDGEIALIGMPVHAGRIPALAVERLRASVEGKGRKAVLVVVYGNRAYEDALLELRDLAVELGFVPVAAAAFVGEHSFSTTDLPVGHGRPDKIDLEKALSFGRSVREKMLEGGDGDGNTQMLEVPGNFPYREGVQPAPISPETDADTCVLCGDCVRSCPSNAITLTSDTVETDKMACLRCCACVRVCPTGARVMVHPRILELGRTLHEKFAERREPELFI
- a CDS encoding methyl-accepting chemotaxis protein codes for the protein MTRNDVLRQGRDGLFSISSTLVESVALQHALMQKKIIIDRDIMKTQFELGGFPVPEVLMDAELDLVNQEGGESSKSIIPAMKHGSVYLHEDDAVMRKVAQFTGGVASVLQVHEGKLVRISTSLESVLPFWGKGSFIGEDSEIQKAVLSNQSWEGIVWLGGSWRMAAYVPFTDLNEGKVLGALEITHPLISDAFADFVRNVRVDGHGGTLAFDALGRDIISLPEEGEVAAGIREAKANNGHAAFVMQDGRHLEVALQTFEPWNLTFATWVATEDLMDGVNARLIKNSLISLILPLALSVILICIAGRVLLAPVRRMAMLADEVAAGNYTATIVYPARDEIGHLADSLNSMVAKSREMLAEIVTATGSLSGASSELDALSTGLTDNSAGTTRRAEAVNSSAKSVSENMHSVSAAMEQATVNVGSVAASTTELAATIQGVAQSAELAKRTTSDAVVKAAETTRHMDQLGKAANEIGSVTASIAAISSQTNLLALNATIEAARAGAAGRGFAVVAGEIKELSQQTAAATENIRRTVAAIQKVTTVTASEIAEIISVIEDMNDIVISISEAMEEQAVMTRDISENVNQAARGIAEINSNVTSSSVMTREISAEIELVLDSSTAMQDESRMVLRSAGGLADLSSHLEKLVSRFRF